One part of the Aspergillus luchuensis IFO 4308 DNA, chromosome 5, nearly complete sequence genome encodes these proteins:
- a CDS encoding Zn(II)2Cys6 transcription factor (COG:S;~EggNog:ENOG410PMIH;~InterPro:IPR036864,IPR007219,IPR001138;~PFAM:PF00172,PF04082;~go_function: GO:0000981 - DNA-binding transcription factor activity, RNA polymerase II-specific [Evidence IEA];~go_function: GO:0003677 - DNA binding [Evidence IEA];~go_function: GO:0008270 - zinc ion binding [Evidence IEA];~go_process: GO:0006351 - transcription, DNA-templated [Evidence IEA];~go_process: GO:0006355 - regulation of transcription, DNA-templated [Evidence IEA]): MMDESPPIHTAGDDSLPPPRAKRPRAAQACDRCRAKKYKCDEQYPCAHCKKSQLNCVYQGNYRQRESSRSARYVADLERKVDELTARLRLAEADVTSQHSSRSQKVVVQPSSGPKQAPPPPVGVEATPLSLPRAASTPREDAPFIYEHHDEAGESVGDEISELNHHTNGIEFHGSTSSTALLGHLQKAREPQRSLERRDARLEDPGYSIVSTLHNSSFSPSGTGSAQPLTLREQNYYFEQAHAFINGYFENIHFIHPLIDKEDFLLRAHSLWFNRGVQPEPSFVALYLSILSFGALVRVWDEDRLGGLTRFEWSRKLFGEAQMYLNYLQFSNTLDTVQCLYLMAKICQNELNPNLAYMYLGLAIRTCLAAGFNREVRSSTEQRSEWISKTWWGLFSLEIEMSFSVGRPDTLGMDEYHNRALPERDDSEYAVIPWMVDFAYIIRKVSVQIYHSRITLQEKLHLALQIENELDRWMARLPDRIKPDIVQRATGGALRDPKWARRQRLVLGIRYYNVKMLLFRPFLSYFTRKLRHTPMELEETIAKCLDAAMKTIQVIYDIYRIHTFFRCWWYNTTYVMFATSTLLLPMSKLGMCAETIPLRRSVEMAVEILEAMDESVVARKSVEIIKHYLREFRPIDVQSATTPSSSNDGTKLADFTTDPGAAAAASASATAQTGFDIPEWAYGFGFPDCSFEGIARLFDDLGGLPMLDG, from the exons atgatggatgagtcGCCCCCCATTCACACCGCGGGTGATGATTCTCTTCCCCCGCCGCGGGCCAAACGCCCTCGCGCTGCACAAGCATGCGACCGCTGCAGGGCCAAGAAGTACAAGTGCGACGAGCAGTATCCCTGCGCGCACTGTAAAA AAAGCCAACTCAATTGCGTCTATCAGGGGAATTACCGTCAACGCGAAAGCAGCAGGTCTGCACG ATACGTCGCTGATCTAGAGCGCAAAGTAGACGAGCTGACGGCTCGACTAAGGTTGGCAGAGGCGGACGTTACGTCCCAGCATTCCTCGCGGTCCCAGAAGGTAGTAGTACAACCAAGCTCGGGACCCAAgcaagctcctcctcccccagtgGGCGTTGAGGCGACTCCATTGTCACTTCCTCGCGCTGCATCCACGCCGAGAGAAGATGCGCCTTTCATTTACGAACACCATGACGAAGCTGGGGAGTCGGTGGGGGATGAAATCAGCGAACTAAATCACCACACCAACGGTATCGAATTTCACGGCAGCACTTCTTCAACGGCTCTCCTCGGTCATCTCCAAAAGGCACGGGAGCCGCAACGCTCCTTGGAGCGTCGGGATGCACGTCTCGAGGACCCGGGATATTCGATTGTCTCGACGCTGCACAACTCGAGCTTTTCACCCTCGGGTACCGGCTCCGCCCAGCCCTTGACCTTACGGGAACAGAACTATTACTTTGAGCAGGCTCATGCATTCATCAACGGCTATTTTGAGAATATCCATTTCATTCATCCTCTTATTGATAAGGAGGACTTTTTGCTTCGGGCGCACAGTCTCTGGTTCAATCGTGGCGTTCAGCCAGAGCCGAGTTTTGTTGCCTTGTATCTGAGTATCCTGTCGTTCGGGGCCCTGGTCCGGGTCTGGGATGAGGACAGGCTGGGTGGACTGACCCGGTTTGAATGGAGTAGGAAGTTGTTTGGGGAAGCTCAGATGTACCTCAACTACCTGCAGTTCTCGAATACTCTGGATACGGTGCAATGTCTATACCTTATG GCTAAAATCTGTCAGAACGAGCTGAATCCGAACT TGGCGTACATGTACCTGGGTCTGGCTATCCGCACATGTCTAGCTGCTGGGTTCAATCGTGAGGTGCGCAGTTCGACAGAGCAACGCTCGGAGTGGATTTCAAAGACGTGGTG GGGACTGTTCTCTTTGGAGAT TGAAATGAGCTTTTCTGTAGGCCGTCCGGATACTCTAGGCATGGATGAGTACCACAACCGAGCCCTACCTGAGAGAGACGACTCTGAGTACGCTGTTATCCCATGGATGGTGGATTTTGCATACATCATCCGCAAGGTGTCTGTGCAGATATACCATTCGCGTATTACGTTACAAGAGAAGCTGCATCTCGCACTCCAAATTGAAAATGAGCTAGATCGATGGATGGCGAGACTGCCGGACAGGATCAAACCAGACATTGTTCAACGAGCAACAGGAGGGGCGTTGAGAGATCCGAAATGGGCACGAAGGCAACGCTTAGTGCTCGGTATTC GCTACTACAACGTGAAGATGCTCCTGTTCCGACCATTCCTCAGCTACTTCACACGCAAATTACGACATACCCCTATGGAACTAGAAGAAACGATCGCCAAATGTCTCGACGCAGCAATGAAAACCATTCAAGTCATTTACGATATTTACCGAATTCACACTTTTTTCCGCTGCTG GTGGTACAACACTACATATGTCATGTTCGCCAcgtccaccctcctcctccccatgtCCAAACTAGGCATGTGCGCCGAAACCATCCCGCTCCGCCGCTCCGTCGAAATGGCCGTCGAGATCCTCGAAGCAATGGACGAATCCGTGGTGGCGCGTAAATCTGTCGAGATTATCAAACACTATTTGCGAGAATTCCGGCCCATCGATGTTCAATCCGCTACCACACCATCCAGTAGCAACGATGGAACCAAACTTGCCGACTTTACTACTGACCcaggagctgctgctgcagcatcTGCTTCGGCTACTGCCCAGACAGGGTTTGATATTCCG GAATGGGCATATGGCTTCGGCTTCCCGGATTGTTCCTTTGAAGGCATCGCTAGACTGTTCGATGATTTGGGAGGGTTGCCGATGTTGGATGGGTGA
- a CDS encoding cupin domain-containing protein (COG:S;~EggNog:ENOG410PMIH;~InterPro:IPR014710,IPR011051,IPR013096;~PFAM:PF07883): MALSFTEQPPQGRVPYAIPQLEGERITIPGSKGAFRILASSKQTNGLMAVFQSGAVLSDAPGFHYHNHAHDVFLVTKGFLKLWNGDKCRIMGPGDFAYVPPTVVHNPEMLGPHTETYGVVTPGDWVDFFRYVSEPYEGILVPENDDRDLKALLIPKVMAAKQDFDVVFQPHYQPPALGEWSADEEKLPESSQPYFLRANTGPKWMLGGVMSRPFITTRQSQGVCAISSIESSKTYGETLLSKFLTFQSVDHCLCVQEGTLTVQLKDGPESTFREGETVVIPAGQAFALRFASRYVRVWSFTDGDGIETLIHRLGTPFEGAVLPDQVPEWNPAEVGSVASELNVTIEL, translated from the exons ATGGCCTTGTCTTTCACTGAACAGCCCCCGCAGGGGAGGGTTCCTTATGCGATCCCGCAATTGGAGGGTGAACGCATCACGATTCCGGGGAGCAAAGGAGCCTTTCGTATCCTGGCTTCCTCTAAGCAGACCAATGGCCTCATGGCTGTCTTTCAGAGCGGGGCTGTCCTTTCAGACGCCCCGGGCTTTCACTATCACAACCACGCCCATGATGTCTTCCTGGTGACCAAGGGCTTCTTGAAACTGTGGAATGGAGACAAATGTCGGATAATGGGGCCTGGGGATTTCGCTTATGTCCCTCCT ACTGTGGTTCATAACCCGGAAATGCTGGGACCACATACCGAGACCTACGGCGTCGTTACTCCCGGCGACTGGGTCGACTTCTTCCGCTACGTGTCCGAGCCTTATGAGGGTATCCTGGTTCCCGAGAACGACGATCGCGACCTCAAGGCTCTGTTAATACCCAAAGTGATGGCTGCGAAGCAGGACTTTGACGTCGTGTTCCAACCACATTACCAACCTCCTGCCCTAGGGGAGTGGAGtgcagatgaggagaagctccCCGAGTCGTCACAACCATATTTCCTGCGCGCCAACACGGGTCCCAAATGGATGCTGGGAGGTGTCATGTCCCGACCATTTATCACCACCCGCCAGAGCCAGGGTGTCTGCGCCATTTCCAGCATTGAATCCTCTAAGACATACGGCGAAACTCTACTTTCTAAATTCCTGACCTTCCAGTCGGTTGATCACTGTTTATGTGTTCAGGAGGGGACATTGACCGTCCAGCTGAAGGATGGCCCCGAGTCAACTTTCCGCGAAGGAGAGACAGTTGTGATCCCGGCCGGTCAGGCGTTCGCTCTAAGATTCGCCAGTCGGTATGTGCGGGTCTGGTCATTTAccgatggcgatggcatTGAGACTTTGATCCATCGGTTGGGCACACCATTCGAAGGTGCTGTTCTACCTGACCAAGTGCCGGAGTGGAACCCGGCGGAGGTTGGGTCTGTGGCGTCCGAGTTGAATGTGACCATTGAACTCTAG
- a CDS encoding FHA domain protein (COG:T;~EggNog:ENOG410PS8E;~InterPro:IPR008984,IPR000253;~PFAM:PF00498;~TransMembrane:1 (o649-674i);~go_function: GO:0005515 - protein binding [Evidence IEA]), which translates to MPATQAIVTLRPLSVSDDLPYRSLEFTSTNNQVNIGRASKRESKNLIPARNNGLFESRVMSRNHAKLWVCFDKQLVYIRDGGSMHGTWINGKRIPTEEDSVIKHDDVVTFGSTVYRGSDTFPPLKVRCEFEWPDPFQRTALATNTFCVPDDDDSDAKEDSVPMVVASDSASEIDNSTPDSDSDDQSVMEVSSPLTSPLKRDDARNSHVGACSDTDQVGRHDGQQGSQLSPIDLEHGQHEQPLVTPRITPPSVIDLIDDPSNAAHDFDDFIQEADSASAMNTSDDEDSSWGEDYHAGSDDDEDDEVDSQSSFRSNVEQSHEDEESVRSSSLHVLGIRDLIASEASYAVEETNARLPSGNDTSKPEFNDRHGEDMAYDAETCEPELLAVRNSTSDLRSQSTGPSRIISTEAPPPPILLQPTLSSPYGKTVDRSLPSYQNNPPMMHMDWWNPRTTANTSYSLHIPPTPQVPYADGPFVNNESFLLGETDPACNRGRDSVVASMATPGIVSQEAPSSDGQEIQETPMPQKQPDPIPTPLQRSETGLDSVPANKPLKRKAEEIDGSSGSSELDVATYHRDGVDSAVTSDSQSSDQETCYPDAQPQMPTDQQELPSQLADLDSAKELPSVDDSINDAETTASPTKRAKTSSTGRFASHAASAALGVAIGAFGTIAALASLPPDYFQ; encoded by the exons ATGCCTGCCACACAGG CTATTGTGACTCTCCGCCCTTTGTCCGTATCCGATGATCTGCCATATCGATCCCTAGAGTTCACTTCTACCAATAACCAAGTCAACATTGGTCGGGCTTCTAAGCGTGAATCAAAGAATCTTATCCCCGCCAGAAACAATGGATTATTTGAATCGAGGGTCATGTCGCGCAACCATGCCAAGCTATGGGTGTGCTTCGACAAGCAG CTCGTCTACATTCGTGACGGTGGGTCGATGCATGGTACCTGGATAAATGGGAAGAGAATTCCAACAGAGGAGGACTCTGTCATCAAACATGATGACGTGGTCACCTTTGGCTCCACAGTGTATCGTGGCTCTG ATACCTTCCCTCCACTTAAAGTTCGTTGTGAATTCGAATGGCCTGACCCTTT CCAAAGAACCGCCCTTGCAACCAATACCTTTTGTGTTcctgacgatgatgacagtgATGCAAAAGAAGATTCCGTTCCTATGGTGGTTGCATCCGACAGTGCTTCCGAGATTGACAACTCCACCCCCGATTCAGATTCAGACGACCAATCCGTCATGGAGGTTTCGTCGCCTTTGACGTCCCCTCTGAAGAGGGACGACGCAAGAAATTCCCACGTGGGTGCCTGCTCAGATACAGATCAAGTGGGTAGACATGATGGCCAGCAAGGATCCCAATTGAGCCCTATTGATCTCGAGCATGGACAACATGAACAGCCTCTGGTAACTCCCCGGATAACCCCACCCTCCGTCATAGATCTTATCGACGATCCAAGTAACGCGGCTCATGATTTTGATGATTTCATCCAGGAGGCGGACAGTGCGTCTGCAATGAATACCTCTGACGACGAGGATTCCAGCTGGGGCGAAGATTACCATGCTGGTtcggatgacgacgaagatgacgaggTTGATTCCCAGTCGTCGTTCAGATCCAATGTGGAACAGTcccatgaagatgaggagtcTGTGAGATCGAGCAGCCTTCATGTTCTGGGGATTCGCGACTTGATAGCATCAGAGGCGAGCTATGCTGTGGAGGAAACAAATGCCCGCTTGCCATCTGGAAATGATACGTCCAAGCCCGAATTTAACGATCGACATGGGGAGGATATGGCATATGACGCTGAGACGTGTGAGCCGGAGTTGCTCGCCGTTAGAAATTCCACATCAGATCTGCGTTCTCAGAGCACTGGCCCTTCCAGAATAATTTCGACCGAAgctccaccgccgccaatcTTATTGCAGCCAACTCTATCTTCTCCGTACGGAAAGACAGTCGATCGTTCGCTACCTAGCTACCAGAATAACCCGCCAATGATGCACATGGACTGGTGGAATCCACGAACCACTGCAAACACTTCATACTCCCTACATATCCCCCCAACTCCGCAAGTGCCTTACGCTGACGGACCCTTTGTCAACAACGAGTCGTTCCTGCTTGGTGAGACTGATCCTGCTTGTAACCGTGGAAGGGATTCGGTCGTTGCGTCTATGGCTACCCCTGGGATTGTAAGCCAGGAAGCACCTTCGAGCGACGGACAAGAAATCCAGGAGACACCCATGCCCCAGAAACAGCCAGATCCCATTCCAACACCATTGCAAAGGTCCGAGACAGGATTAGATAGCGTTCCCGCAAACAAGCCACTGAAaaggaaggcggaggagattgatggcTCGTCTGGGAGTTCCGAGCTAGACGTTGCTACTTATCATCGAGACGGGGTTGACTCAGCTGTGACAAGCGATAGCCAATCGTCTGACCAAGAGACTTGCTATCCGGATGCTCAGCCACAGATGCCAACGGACCAACAGGAACTTCCATCCCAGTTGGCAGACTTAGACAGTGCGAAGGAGCTGCCGTCAGTTGACGACTCCATTAATGATGCCGAGACGACCGCATCTCCTACAAAGCGAGCAAAGACTTCTAGTACGGGGAGGTTTGCCAGCCATGCTGCAAGTGCTGCTCTGGGTGTAGCCATCGGTGCTTTCGGTACTATCGCTGCGTTGGCGTCGCTCCCCCCGGATTACTTTCAGTAA
- the tom70 gene encoding putative mitochondrial outer membrane translocase receptor (TOM70) (COG:U;~EggNog:ENOG410PFH4;~InterPro:IPR011990,IPR019734,IPR005687,IPR013026, IPR001440;~PFAM:PF07719,PF00515,PF13176,PF13181,PF13414, PF13432;~TransMembrane:1 (i42-63o);~go_component: GO:0005741 - mitochondrial outer membrane [Evidence IEA];~go_function: GO:0005515 - protein binding [Evidence IEA];~go_function: GO:0015450 - P-P-bond-hydrolysis-driven protein transmembrane transporter activity [Evidence IEA];~go_process: GO:0006886 - intracellular protein transport [Evidence IEA]) translates to MSSQSPLPQPTKNVVLDTTSLPPSSSASVWDRISKWVSENKALVYTIAGVAVVVTSAGVVYYLSDSGRTTPAPSTEKKKSKNQRRKEKKKAEEEKKAKAASVQEEPAAKKTEEASEELPEVDEESVAQLSEETRKAYAAKLKAAGNKAYGSKDYNNAIELYGKAILCKPDPVFYSNRAACYNVLSEWEKVVEDTSAALAMDSEYVKALNRRAIAYEHLEKFSEALLDFTASCIIDGFSNEISRVALERLLKKVAERKGKAIIEAKGKKLPSPTFVSNYLQSFRPQALPEGLDESADLSDDSGKGQLRKGLLAMALKTGDGYEEAASAFEKALELGDLGEYEALALNLRATFTYLEGNAQAALLDLNKSVELQPSLVQSYIKRASLHLELGNKDAAADDFELAITHNKDDPDIYYHRAQLHFILGEFAEAAKDYQKSIDLDRTFIYSHIQLGVTQYKMGSVASAMATFRRSVKNFEEVPDVYNYYGELLLDQQNFSEAIEKFDKAVEMEKQSKPMGINVLPLINKALALFQWKHDFQEAENLCQKALIIDPECDIAVGTMAQLLLQQGKVSQALKYFERAAELARTEAEIINAISYAEATRTQLEVQEKYPQLAARLQGMGAGFAPPPSL, encoded by the exons ATGTCAAGCCAGTCGCCATTGCCCCAGCCTACGAAGAACGTCGTTCTTGACACGACTTCTCttcccccatcctcatcagcatcagttTGGGACCGCATCTCGAAATGGGTGTCGGAAAATAAGGCCCTTGTTTACACCATTGCCGGTGTTGCTGTGGTCGTGACCAGCGCGGGTGTCGTCTACTACCTCTCCGACTCAGGTCGGACTACCCCAGCCCCTTccacagagaagaagaagagcaagaaccagagaagaaaggagaagaagaaggcagaagaagagaagaaggccaaggctgccTCCGTTCAAGAGG AGCCTGCCgcgaagaagacggaggaagcCTCCGAAGAACTCCCAGAAGTTGACGAGGAATCCGTTGCACAGCTGTCGGAAGAG ACAAGGAAGGCTTACGCAGCCAAGCTCAAGGCTGCTGGAAACAAGGCGTATGGCTCCAAGGACTACAACAATGCCATTGAGCTCTACGGAAAGGCCATTCTCTGCAAGCCCGATCCGGTCTTCTACTCGAACCGTGCCGCCTGCTATAACGTCCTGTCGGAGTGGGAGAAGGTCGTCGAAGATACCAGTGCCGCTCTCGCTATGGACAGTGAGTACGTCAAGGCCCTGAACCGCAGAGCCATTGCATACGAACACCTGGAGAAGTTCAGCGAGGCTCTTCTTGACTTCACTGCCAGCTGCATCATCGACGGCTTCTCCAACGAGATCAGCCGTGTTGCTCTGGAAAGACTCCTGAAGAAGGTTGccgagaggaaaggaaaggccATTATTGAGGCAAAGGGCAAGAAGCTCCCTAGCCCGACCTTTGTTTCGAACTATCTCCAGAGCTTCCGCCCCCAGGCACTGCCCGAAGGCCTCGATGAGTCTGCGGATCTGAGCGACGACTCCGGTAAGGGTCAACTCCGCAAGGGTCTGCTTGCAATGGCCCTGAAGACTGGTGATGGCTacgaggaggctgcttcTGCCTTTGAGAAGGCTCTGGAGCTCGGAGACTTGGGTGAATACGAAGCCCTTGCTCTTAACCTGAGAGCCACCTTCACCTATCTCGAGGGTAACGCTCAGGCCGCATTGTTGGATCTCAACAAGAGTGTTGAGCTGCAGCCGTCGTTGGTTCAGAGCTACATCAAGCGTGCCAGCTTGCACCTCGAGCTCG GAAACAAGGACGCCGCTGCCGACGACTTCGAGCTCGCCATCACCCACAACAAGGATGACCCCGACATCTACTACCACCGCGCCCAGCTTCACTTCATCCTCGGAGAGTTCGCCGAGGCTGCTAAGGATTACCAGAAATCTATCGACCTCGACCGTACTTTCATCTACTCCCACATTCAGCTTGGTGTTACGCAGTACAAGATGGGCTCCGTTGCGTCCGCCATGGCCACCTTCAGAAGATCCGTGAAGAACTTTGAAGAAGTGCCTGATGTCTACAACTACTACGGTGAACTTCTCCTCGACCAGCAGAACTTCTCGGAGGCAATTGAGAAGTTCGACAAGGccgtggagatggagaagcagagcaaGCCTATGGGTATTAACGTCCTGCCCCTGATCAACAAGGCTCTTGCCTTGTTCCAGTGGAAGCACGATTTCCAGGAGGCCGAGAACCTCTGCCAGAAAGCTTTGATCA TCGACCCCGAATGCGATATCGCCGTAGGAACGATGGCCCAGCTTCTGCTGCAGCAGGGCAAGGTCTCGCAGGCCCTCAAGTACTTCGAGCGCGCCGCTGAGCTTGCTCGTACCGAGGCGGAGATTATCAATGCCATCTCCTATGCCGAGGCCACCCGCACGCAGCTGGAAGTCCAGGAGAAGTACCCCCAGCTTGCTGCCCGTCTGCAAGGCATGGGTGCTGGCTttgccccccctccctctctgtAA
- a CDS encoding uncharacterized protein (COG:E;~EggNog:ENOG410PNK8;~InterPro:IPR036038,IPR001544,IPR043131,IPR043132;~PFAM:PF01063;~go_function: GO:0003824 - catalytic activity [Evidence IEA]), with protein MASEVLPQDFKIISSLRYDPALSTIGKRAATRTTPDPLTTPYYLLPYHQERLRNAAACFSWGKALAFLNQDTNQFVEFLNTFIPDNTKPWRLRILLDSTGTCEVEVNPTTSMNPLNYLTPTETNLQSTAWRVYIDSERISPSVFTTHKTTARDFYTAARLRSGIVSFVEPAEVLLVNPAGEIMEGSITTPYFRRRDTTDGEGKPAWITPPLSSGGNAGTTRQYALAQGFCAEDTIAATDLVDGEECWLSNGVRGFIRGQIVLGGIDEPHA; from the coding sequence ATGGCCTCGGAAGTGCTGCCACAGGACTTCAAAATCATATCGTCTCTACGCTACGATCCTGCTCTTTCAACGATAGGCAAGCGGGCAGCGACTAGAACAACACCCGATCCATTGACCACACCGTATTATCTCCTCCCTTACCATCAAGAACGCCTTCGAAATGCAGCGGCATGTTTCAGCTGGGGAAAGGCTCTCGCCTTCCTGAATCAAGACACGAATCAGTTCGTCGAGTTTCTTAACACCTTCATTCCGGACAACACCAAGCCATGGCGCCTCCGAATTCTCCTCGATAGCACGGGCACTTGCGAGGTTGAGGTCAACCCGACGACGTCCATGAATCCGCTAAATTATCTAACTCCAACCGAAACGAACCTTCAGTCCACTGCCTGGCGTGTATACATCGATTCCGAACGCATATCCCCATCCGTTTTCACCACACACAAGACTACGGCTCGCGACTTCTACACAGCTGCACGACTCCGATCGGGAATAGTTTCTTTTGTAGAGCCTGCGGAAGTTCTTCTGGTAAACCCGGCGGGTGAGATCATGGAAGGAAGCATTACAACACCATACTTCAGGCGACGAGATACGacggatggggagggaaagcCAGCTTGGATTACACCGCCGCTTTCCAGCGGTGGCAATGCCGGTACAACGAGGCAATATGCTTTAGCACAGGGATTCTGCGCTGAGGATACAATTGCAGCTACTGACCTAGTGGATGGCGAGGAGTGCTGGCTCAGCAATGGTGTCCGAGGTTTCATCCGCGGTCAGATTGTACTAGGAGGAATCGACGAGCCACATGCCTAA
- a CDS encoding MSF1 domain protein (COG:U;~EggNog:ENOG410PNN0;~InterPro:IPR006797,IPR037365;~PFAM:PF04707;~go_component: GO:0005758 - mitochondrial intermembrane space [Evidence IEA]) has product MKFFENVFTYDYSFPAVSLAYFLRYPNPYSRHVLTTDVIDRYVDPTTQRLHTTRLLLKKSKVPSGILKLLPKGIGGSDNSGQSYILETTVVDAKEGWMQTESRNMEWTGILSVVEKQFYQRQPEGPLGTLEGLSLDDKKSEQTTVRTTVTFRSKFGQGKLLGRRKTEPSSDHTGDYEEEAPKRGLFTSLSTAGIQRTIELIGLNRTRDAVLKSKQGMNVVLERLRNGGIVGVLEGMRQDREAAFGPEGGPWKRVWLSGHGHASIQDDDN; this is encoded by the coding sequence ATGAAATTCTTCGAGAATGTCTTCACCTACGACTATTCCTTCCCGGCCGTGTCGCTGGCCTACTTCCTTCGCTATCCCAACCCATATTCTCGCCATGTGCTGACCACCGATGTCATTGACCGTTATGTCGATCCGACGACTCAGCGTCTCCACACCActcgcctcctcctcaaGAAATCCAAGGTTCCCTCGGGAATCCTCAAACTCCTCCCCAAGGGGATTGGCGGCTCAGACAATTCCGGCCAGAGCTATATCCTCGAAACGACTGTTGTGGACGCCAAAGAGGGCTGGATGCAGACGGAATCTCGTAACATGGAATGGACTGGGATATTGAGCGTGGTCGAGAAGCAATTCTACCAGCGTCAACCCGAAGGTCCGCTCGGCACTCTGGAAGGGCTTTCCCTCGATGACAAGAAAAGCGAGCAGACTACGGTGCGCACTACAGTCACTTTCCGCTCTAAATTCGGACAAGGAAAACTGCTAGGCAGAAGGAAGACGGAGCCGAGTAGCGATCACACCGGTGATtacgaggaagaagctcCAAAAAGAGGCCTTTTCACCTCCTTGTCCACTGCGGGAATCCAACGCACGATTGAGCTGATTGGATTGAACCGCACTCGGGATGCCGTGCTCAAGAGCAAGCAGGGTATGAACGTGGTCCTTGAGCGCTTGCGCAATGGCGGTATCGTAGGTGTTCTCGAAGGGATGCGTCAAGATCGGGAGGCAGCGTTCGGGCCTGAGGGCGGTCCCTGGAAGCGAGTTTGGCTTTCCGGCCATGGGCACGCGTCTATTCAAGATGACGACAATTGA